Proteins encoded by one window of Halobacteriovorax sp. GB3:
- the serB gene encoding phosphoserine phosphatase SerB — protein MAINSGKNILFTVSGADHPGITNKLMSIVSKSEVPIIDMGQSVTYGLLSLSFVLNLQDNDKDDHVIKELLFLCHKLNLNLTYKILEDNQITYHEHGEKFILNCVAKDVITSGFMKDVSLILASNNINIHRIDRVSPDDFCSVEILTTVPTNVDINNVKGSLIECSNDHRVDVAFLKDNIFRRAKRLIVFDMDSTLIQAEVIDEMAKVYGVGEEVSLVTEKAMNGEIDFNEALRERVSKLQGLEVKKMEEILHELPLTPGVEDFIKTIKSLGYKVAVISGGFSYFANALKEKLGLDYAFANELKIVDGKLTGEIEGTIVNAEQKAMLTKLIAQQEGINMEQVVAIGDGANDLPMLAAAGLGIAFHAKEVVKKKASQHMSHGPMTSILYFLGIPGPVEER, from the coding sequence ATGGCGATAAATTCAGGGAAGAATATCTTATTTACTGTTTCAGGTGCCGACCATCCTGGGATTACTAATAAATTAATGAGCATCGTCTCAAAGTCTGAAGTTCCCATTATCGATATGGGTCAATCAGTTACCTATGGGCTGCTCTCTTTAAGCTTTGTTTTAAACCTTCAAGACAACGATAAAGATGATCACGTCATTAAAGAACTTCTCTTTCTTTGCCATAAGCTCAATCTCAATCTCACCTATAAAATTCTTGAAGATAATCAAATCACATACCATGAGCACGGAGAGAAATTTATTCTTAACTGTGTTGCAAAAGATGTTATCACATCGGGCTTTATGAAAGATGTCTCTTTAATTTTAGCGAGCAACAACATTAACATTCATCGCATTGACCGAGTTTCACCCGATGATTTTTGCTCGGTTGAAATTTTGACGACTGTTCCAACAAATGTCGATATTAACAATGTGAAGGGGTCACTTATTGAGTGTTCCAATGATCATCGAGTTGATGTCGCCTTTTTAAAAGACAATATTTTTAGAAGAGCAAAACGACTGATCGTTTTTGATATGGATTCAACTCTCATCCAGGCTGAAGTCATTGATGAAATGGCTAAAGTCTACGGAGTAGGAGAAGAAGTTTCGCTCGTTACAGAAAAGGCCATGAACGGAGAGATCGATTTTAACGAGGCCCTAAGGGAGCGCGTCTCTAAACTTCAAGGACTAGAAGTGAAAAAAATGGAAGAAATCCTTCATGAACTCCCTCTAACTCCTGGAGTGGAAGATTTTATAAAAACGATCAAGTCACTTGGCTACAAAGTGGCCGTCATCTCTGGTGGGTTTAGCTATTTTGCTAACGCCTTAAAAGAAAAACTTGGACTCGACTACGCCTTTGCTAACGAATTAAAAATTGTTGATGGCAAATTAACAGGTGAAATCGAAGGAACAATTGTCAATGCCGAGCAAAAGGCCATGTTAACAAAATTAATTGCCCAACAAGAGGGCATCAATATGGAACAAGTCGTCGCAATTGGCGATGGGGCCAACGATCTTCCCATGTTAGCGGCCGCAGGCCTTGGAATTGCCTTTCACGCAAAAGAAGTCGTTAAGAAAAAGGCCTCTCAACACATGTCTCATGGGCCAATGACATCTATTCTCTACTTTCTTGGAATCCCTGGACCTGTAGAAGAAAGATAA
- a CDS encoding isopenicillin N synthase family dioxygenase, producing MSETVRKVPELSLLSYVNGSESDRKEFVDKLFIGLKDYGFIVLTDHTVDQKKVDHAYELLKKFYAQPVEVKMNYCGDNGGQRGYTPFKTEHAKDNENPDLKEFWHVGRELSATSQYKGVYPENVWPDSEVPGFKDAFMSLYSAMDETANHLLEAIGMALDLPKDFFAEMVSDGNSILRAIHYPPTVGEDTKSSIRAAAHEDINLITMLVGATDSGLELLDRDGTWLPVQSAPGQIVVDTGDMMSRITNDVLPATTHRVVNPKDDNSERYSMPYFVHPHSNALLSCIASCIGEGAKYPDITAGDFLIQRLKEIGLYK from the coding sequence ATGAGTGAAACAGTAAGAAAGGTACCAGAGTTAAGCCTTTTAAGTTATGTAAATGGATCTGAAAGCGACAGAAAAGAATTTGTCGACAAGCTTTTTATTGGACTTAAGGATTACGGTTTCATCGTTTTAACTGATCACACTGTTGACCAAAAAAAAGTTGATCATGCTTATGAACTCTTAAAGAAGTTCTATGCTCAACCTGTAGAAGTTAAAATGAATTACTGTGGAGATAATGGTGGGCAAAGAGGTTATACTCCTTTTAAAACTGAGCACGCAAAAGATAATGAGAATCCTGATCTCAAAGAATTTTGGCACGTTGGTCGCGAACTAAGTGCGACAAGCCAGTATAAGGGTGTTTATCCTGAAAACGTTTGGCCAGATAGTGAAGTTCCAGGTTTCAAAGATGCTTTCATGTCTTTGTATTCGGCCATGGATGAAACGGCCAATCATCTTCTAGAGGCCATTGGCATGGCACTTGATTTACCAAAAGATTTTTTTGCTGAGATGGTTTCTGATGGGAACTCCATCCTAAGAGCAATCCATTATCCGCCTACTGTTGGTGAAGATACAAAAAGTTCTATTAGAGCAGCAGCTCACGAAGATATAAATTTGATTACAATGTTAGTTGGTGCAACGGACAGTGGTCTTGAGTTACTTGATAGAGATGGAACATGGCTTCCTGTTCAATCAGCTCCTGGCCAAATCGTTGTTGATACGGGAGATATGATGTCTCGTATCACTAATGATGTTCTTCCTGCGACAACACATAGGGTAGTAAACCCTAAGGATGACAATAGTGAGCGTTATTCAATGCCTTATTTTGTGCACCCTCACTCAAATGCTCTTCTTAGCTGTATTGCTTCATGCATAGGAGAAGGAGCGAAGTATCCAGATATTACAGCTGGTGACTTCCTGATCCAAAGGCTAAAAGAAATCGGTCTCTACAAGTAA
- a CDS encoding type II toxin-antitoxin system RatA family toxin, with the protein MAKAQRSETFDVAIDKIYNVIVDYASYPEFVEGVSSVEVLEQNDQGARVKYSLNLIKKFSYILTLKHDKPNRVSWDFESGDLFKVNSGSWELKDNGNSTTDVTYSLEVDVKGFVPKAIINKLTESSLPAMMKSYCQRAKGQ; encoded by the coding sequence ATGGCAAAAGCACAAAGAAGTGAAACATTTGATGTCGCAATCGACAAAATTTACAATGTCATCGTTGATTACGCCTCTTATCCTGAGTTTGTTGAAGGGGTGAGTTCGGTTGAAGTTTTAGAGCAAAATGATCAAGGGGCAAGAGTGAAGTACTCTTTAAACCTCATTAAGAAGTTTAGCTATATTCTTACTCTTAAGCACGATAAACCAAACCGTGTTAGCTGGGACTTTGAATCAGGTGATCTTTTTAAAGTGAACTCAGGTTCGTGGGAACTTAAAGATAATGGCAACTCAACAACAGATGTAACTTATTCTCTAGAAGTTGATGTAAAAGGATTTGTTCCAAAAGCAATTATCAATAAGCTGACTGAAAGCTCACTTCCGGCCATGATGAAATCATACTGTCAAAGAGCTAAGGGACAATAG
- a CDS encoding PilZ domain-containing protein, translating to MQRHLNLIKNEIEETEKRVFPRFPFSFLTFKSDRADQSDFVFEVVDISFTGMQLRLKFGTHEYETNDTISGVIHWKSASLNMKGSVKWISESRLGVHFDEQSDFEKEIHNFLSIDNVISCMRPLHAQASVVDLPSNLRFWLRADGPFEVFVWSHSDNELSKFQIITMEHFIEWEDGKGLKSGRVLSKRDLDTPLMSEDEFVFSIDQGFDLEKLSFAKRIVESVPTEYLTPEVKDFLLLKLGAN from the coding sequence ATGCAAAGACATCTCAACCTAATTAAAAACGAAATTGAAGAGACTGAAAAAAGGGTGTTCCCACGCTTTCCCTTCAGTTTTTTAACATTTAAGAGCGACCGAGCAGATCAGTCGGATTTTGTTTTTGAGGTTGTTGATATTTCTTTTACGGGTATGCAGTTGCGCTTAAAGTTTGGAACTCATGAATATGAGACAAATGACACGATCTCTGGTGTGATTCACTGGAAGAGTGCCTCTCTAAATATGAAAGGAAGTGTGAAGTGGATAAGTGAATCACGTTTAGGTGTACATTTCGATGAGCAAAGTGATTTTGAAAAAGAAATTCATAATTTTCTTTCAATCGATAATGTTATTTCTTGCATGAGACCTCTGCATGCTCAGGCCTCAGTTGTTGACCTTCCAAGTAATTTAAGGTTTTGGTTAAGAGCAGATGGTCCTTTCGAAGTTTTTGTTTGGTCACATAGTGATAATGAACTTTCAAAGTTTCAAATTATCACTATGGAGCACTTCATTGAATGGGAAGATGGCAAAGGACTTAAGTCAGGGAGAGTGCTTTCAAAAAGAGATTTGGACACTCCTCTTATGAGTGAGGATGAATTTGTCTTCTCGATTGATCAGGGTTTTGATCTGGAAAAACTTAGTTTCGCTAAGCGCATTGTGGAAAGTGTTCCCACCGAGTATCTAACGCCTGAAGTTAAAGACTTTTTACTGTTAAAATTAGGGGCCAATTAG
- the pgsA gene encoding CDP-diacylglycerol--glycerol-3-phosphate 3-phosphatidyltransferase — protein sequence MTEAQINQEQEWEIDNLPNRLTIFRILLVPVVIGALFLCSLKGEWIEKYHNLFGYIAAWTFVGASITDFFDGYIARKRGIVTVFGSFLDPIADKFLVVSSLILLDALGRVHPIIVVILVLREMYITSLRLLAKERGFNVPVGKFGKWKTATQMLAIPFLMAYDYPFGIPMPLIGTTLIVLASIFSLYSALEYSTGLLKKFKAHRKEKKRIKNEGPSLNEDDLQIKE from the coding sequence ATGACTGAAGCTCAAATCAATCAAGAACAAGAGTGGGAAATTGATAATCTCCCCAATCGATTAACAATATTTAGAATCTTACTCGTGCCCGTCGTTATTGGAGCATTATTTCTTTGCTCTCTCAAAGGCGAGTGGATTGAAAAATATCACAATCTCTTCGGTTACATTGCGGCCTGGACTTTTGTCGGTGCTTCAATTACTGATTTCTTTGACGGCTATATTGCAAGAAAAAGAGGAATTGTGACTGTCTTTGGTTCTTTTCTCGATCCCATTGCTGACAAATTTCTAGTGGTTTCAAGCTTAATTCTACTCGATGCCCTTGGAAGAGTACATCCCATCATTGTCGTCATATTAGTATTAAGAGAGATGTATATTACAAGTCTTAGGCTCCTTGCCAAAGAGCGTGGATTCAATGTTCCCGTTGGAAAATTTGGTAAGTGGAAAACGGCAACTCAAATGTTGGCCATTCCCTTTCTCATGGCCTATGACTATCCTTTTGGCATCCCTATGCCTCTTATTGGAACTACGCTTATCGTTCTCGCTTCAATATTTTCACTCTACTCAGCTCTTGAATATTCAACAGGCCTTCTAAAGAAGTTTAAGGCCCACAGAAAAGAGAAAAAAAGAATCAAAAATGAGGGACCATCTCTTAATGAAGATGACCTTCAAATAAAGGAATAA
- a CDS encoding Crp/Fnr family transcriptional regulator → MSDQIVLHSGEYLVRHKEESSTMFYLKEGVLGVFDTRSGAQSAKEVQIGTIYSGELVGEMSFLDQLPRSASVKAINDCVLQVIPRERFQRIFDAQPKWYRILIVTLLERLRATNKRIRI, encoded by the coding sequence ATGAGTGATCAAATTGTTCTACATTCAGGAGAGTATCTCGTTCGTCATAAAGAAGAGTCTTCCACCATGTTTTATCTCAAAGAAGGGGTTCTTGGCGTCTTCGATACTAGAAGTGGTGCTCAAAGTGCAAAAGAAGTGCAAATTGGCACGATTTATTCAGGTGAACTTGTAGGGGAGATGAGCTTTCTCGATCAATTGCCTCGCTCGGCCTCAGTGAAGGCCATTAATGATTGCGTTTTACAAGTTATTCCAAGAGAGCGTTTTCAAAGAATCTTCGATGCACAACCAAAGTGGTATCGTATTTTGATCGTCACTTTACTAGAGCGTTTAAGGGCCACAAATAAGCGCATTCGTATTTAA
- the panD gene encoding aspartate 1-decarboxylase — MRELLQSKIHKATVTQADLSYIGSVTIDQDLLDKCDLWAGQKVLIVSNTSGARLETYVISGERGTGMICINGAAAHLIKKGEEVIIIGFQFSNDPIEPKCILVDESNKFVSYL, encoded by the coding sequence ATGAGAGAATTACTACAGTCTAAAATTCATAAGGCCACTGTCACGCAAGCTGACTTAAGCTACATTGGCAGCGTTACAATCGATCAAGACCTTCTAGATAAGTGTGATCTTTGGGCGGGACAAAAAGTTCTGATTGTCAGCAATACAAGTGGTGCTCGTCTTGAAACTTATGTCATCTCGGGAGAAAGAGGCACAGGAATGATCTGCATTAATGGTGCAGCTGCTCACCTGATAAAAAAGGGTGAAGAAGTAATCATTATTGGATTCCAATTTTCAAATGATCCCATCGAGCCCAAGTGTATTCTTGTAGATGAATCCAATAAATTTGTAAGCTATCTTTAA
- the glpX gene encoding class II fructose-bisphosphatase, with amino-acid sequence MNRNLALEFVRVTEMAAIASARLMGRGDEKAADQAAVDAMRAMLDSVECNATVVIGEGERDEAPMLYIGEKVGSGNGPELEIALDPLEGTTVCATGGYNSISVMAIAEKGGLLNAPDTYMQKIACGPEGKGVIDIRDSAAENLKRLAEAKKCRVQDLTAVILDRPRHAELIQEVREAGARIQLIGDGDVSAAIATCNPNSGVDILFGTGGAPEGVIAAAALRCTGGDFQGILRPRNDEEIVRAKAMGVEDINKIFSIEELASGPVMFCATGVTEGNFLKGVQFKPWGAITHSMVMRSQSGTIRHISAEHHFDTKPRY; translated from the coding sequence ATGAACCGCAATTTAGCATTGGAATTTGTAAGAGTAACAGAAATGGCCGCAATCGCATCAGCACGTCTTATGGGGCGTGGGGATGAGAAAGCTGCAGACCAAGCAGCCGTTGATGCCATGAGAGCGATGCTCGATTCTGTTGAGTGTAACGCAACTGTCGTTATTGGAGAAGGTGAGAGAGACGAAGCCCCAATGCTCTACATTGGTGAGAAAGTTGGTTCCGGAAACGGGCCAGAGCTTGAAATCGCACTTGATCCTCTCGAGGGAACAACTGTTTGTGCAACTGGTGGTTACAATTCAATTTCTGTTATGGCCATTGCTGAAAAGGGTGGTCTATTAAACGCTCCAGATACATACATGCAAAAGATTGCTTGTGGTCCAGAGGGAAAAGGCGTTATCGATATTCGCGACTCTGCCGCTGAGAACCTTAAGCGTCTTGCTGAAGCTAAGAAATGTCGTGTTCAAGATTTAACGGCCGTTATTCTTGATCGCCCTCGTCACGCTGAACTTATCCAAGAAGTTCGTGAGGCCGGTGCTCGTATTCAACTCATTGGTGATGGTGATGTTTCTGCAGCGATTGCAACTTGTAATCCTAACTCAGGTGTCGATATCCTTTTTGGAACAGGTGGTGCTCCAGAGGGTGTTATCGCAGCAGCAGCTCTTCGTTGTACCGGTGGTGATTTTCAAGGGATTCTTCGTCCAAGAAATGATGAAGAAATCGTACGCGCGAAGGCCATGGGTGTTGAAGATATTAATAAGATTTTTTCAATTGAAGAACTTGCAAGTGGACCAGTTATGTTCTGTGCGACAGGTGTAACAGAAGGAAACTTTTTAAAGGGTGTACAATTTAAGCCATGGGGTGCCATTACTCACTCAATGGTTATGAGATCACAGTCTGGAACAATTCGTCACATTTCAGCTGAGCACCACTTTGATACAAAGCCACGTTATTAA
- a CDS encoding leucine-rich repeat domain-containing protein codes for MTIRLKKNQRPVIETNQLDSITHIEVIARNHQHVDFSFLKEQINPVSISALTINVKDLRIPPSEISLFYNLKYLKIINSKIEKINFKYSLETIIMPKANLERIPSDIYEMRDLKVLDLNGNRISKVDSKIEKLKNLQRLNLDCNLIENLPESFYYLEKINHLSLDGNPLTEKTKQEIFDHFGIEL; via the coding sequence TTGACTATAAGATTAAAGAAAAACCAAAGGCCAGTGATCGAGACAAATCAACTTGACTCGATCACTCATATTGAAGTCATTGCCCGTAATCATCAACACGTAGATTTCTCATTTCTTAAAGAGCAAATCAATCCCGTATCAATTAGTGCACTGACAATTAATGTCAAGGATCTGCGGATCCCCCCAAGTGAAATAAGTCTTTTCTACAATTTAAAATACTTGAAAATTATCAACTCAAAAATTGAAAAAATAAATTTCAAGTACTCGCTAGAGACGATCATCATGCCCAAGGCCAATTTAGAAAGAATCCCTTCTGATATTTATGAAATGCGAGATTTAAAAGTTCTCGATCTCAACGGGAACCGAATCAGCAAAGTAGATTCGAAGATAGAGAAATTGAAAAATCTTCAACGACTTAATTTAGATTGTAACTTAATTGAAAATTTACCTGAGAGCTTCTACTATTTAGAAAAAATAAATCACTTAAGTCTTGATGGAAATCCTCTCACAGAAAAAACGAAACAAGAAATTTTTGATCACTTTGGAATAGAGCTTTAA
- a CDS encoding YggS family pyridoxal phosphate-dependent enzyme codes for MSRRVEIGSNLEIVNRRIENTKSMGKDVCLVAVTKYSKFHDIQLAYDAGHRDFGENRVSDLLEKAEMAEKEGLHDINWHFIGNLQSNKVKKLFGLLSLRYIHSVDSKKLLETLHQRKDDIVSSNVSYFLQVNTSAEEEKSGLQTYDELADAVNYALKFDGGTPLKLAGLMTMGKIRTDDFRDDASKCFKKLVYYKKLLERDFPIKLKLSMGMSNDFDLALKEGADFIRVGSKIFKSNNNS; via the coding sequence ATGAGCAGAAGAGTTGAAATCGGATCTAATCTTGAGATCGTCAATCGCCGTATTGAAAATACTAAGTCCATGGGAAAAGACGTTTGTCTTGTTGCTGTCACAAAGTATTCTAAGTTTCATGATATCCAGCTGGCCTATGATGCCGGTCATAGAGACTTTGGTGAAAATCGAGTCAGCGATCTTCTTGAAAAGGCGGAGATGGCCGAAAAAGAAGGACTGCACGATATCAATTGGCACTTCATTGGTAACCTTCAAAGCAATAAAGTAAAAAAATTATTTGGTCTCTTATCTTTGCGCTACATTCATAGTGTGGACTCAAAAAAACTTCTCGAGACACTACATCAAAGAAAAGATGATATCGTCTCTTCGAATGTCTCTTATTTTCTTCAAGTAAATACATCTGCAGAAGAAGAGAAAAGCGGCCTTCAAACCTACGATGAACTTGCTGATGCCGTTAATTACGCTCTTAAGTTTGATGGTGGGACGCCTCTTAAACTCGCTGGGCTCATGACTATGGGAAAGATTCGAACAGATGATTTTCGAGATGATGCTAGCAAGTGTTTTAAAAAGTTAGTCTATTATAAAAAGCTTCTTGAAAGAGACTTTCCTATCAAGCTCAAGCTTTCAATGGGAATGAGCAATGACTTTGATCTTGCCCTAAAAGAAGGGGCCGATTTTATTCGCGTTGGCTCTAAAATCTTTAAGTCCAACAATAATTCTTAG